CTTGTTCTGTGTCCCGCCATAGCCATGACCTGGTTCTCGGGGCGATTTCAATCCCTGGTCCCcgacactcacccccccccccccccggggctggtCACCAGGAGCCTGGGAATTCCCCAGCCAGAGACATTAAAgctggctcagggctgaggctgggatTCCCCAGGGCCCAAGGGACTTCAGCACCCACATCccagggcaggggttctcaaactgggggtcgggactccTCAGGGTGTCACGAgcttattacatggggggtcacaaactctcaacctccaccccaagctccattttgcctctagcatttataatgatgttaaatatcTAAACAAGCGTTTTTAAtctataaggggggttgcactcagaagcTTGCCGTGTGAAAGGGGCCACccatacaaaagtttgagagccactgtcctagGGATCCCAGCTCGCCCGGCAGGATCTCACCCAGCCATCGCAAAGCAGGGAACCCGCCACCACTAGCCAAGGAGAGACAGTGCCCCACAGAGCCCCCGTGGGTCTGAGTCCTGGGGACAGGCCAGTCCAGTCCAGACAATGGGGccaagccagggagcagggccaggggctccctgctctgcacagacGCTCTCACTGCTCAGCAGGGTCTGGCCCTGGAGTGACCCTCTGGGGAACGTTCCCCCATCTCCCCTGTGTGGAATGGGGGGCTGCACCCCTAGGGCAGGGCTGTGTCATACCCAAACCACAGCGACTTCCCCCGATCCCTCTGCTGCCCCCGTGccggcttcccctcccccctccctgacACAGGGGTGAGACCCaccaccctccaccccatccagatcagcccccccccccccccccatgggacgagaccctcctccctgcagctcccgccATGCCCCTCAGCCCCCCATTGTCCCCTCCCTGGAGGTGGGAGTCGGGCACTATGGGGGTCAAGCTACCCCCCCCAGGCCCAGGCGTCACAGCCCCCGCCCGTACCTGTCACCGCCCCGGCGCCCGGCAGGGCCAGCAGGGTgagcagggccagctgggccatgGGGACACCCCGTCCTGCGCCCATCTCCTCTCCCCGGACACTGGGCTGGGCGTGGGGCCGGCAGTGCTAGGGGGCCGGAGGGCACGTGTCACActctggggggaggcagggctggggggcagtgcccGGCATTGGCCAGGGGAGCCCGCCCCAGGGTCCCGCACCCAATGGCAGAAATCCCTGCGCGAACCAGGCTGTTACCGGGCAGAGCACCAGGGCTGAGCCTCCCCGAGAGGACACGGAGAAATTCAGTGTTCCTGGCTCTCAGGATTGTGTCACGAGTCTCAGGATAATTCTTGTGttttcctaaagccccagctcctggagtcacgtgggtctgggacgattccagCCTCGATCTTAGAGACAAAGTGAGTGTCCAGCCcttggggctgtggggagagctTCAAACTGTGACCCCCGGGCACCCGAGGGGCTCAaagagcagaaggcaaataaacccCACAGCTGGTATTCGTACATCGTCGCAGGATTTTAAAGCATTTGGGGCTGACCACACGGCACATTCCCGGCCAGATGCCTGCTCCTGGTGTGGACACGGCGCCTCCAGTGGGGGGTTGTCCCTGATGCGGACACGGCGCCGCTGGGTGGGGTCTCCCCAGACGGCGCTCACGCCCCCCCCAGGCACCCTGCTTTGCAGCACGGCTGGGTGCAGATGGGGGACTTGGCCGGCCCAGCTCTCCACTGAGGGgggtcacacccctgagccacagAGATCTGATGGgacaagtgtagaccaggccacacaCGGGGTTTGGGGCATCATCCATGGAAGACTGGGACACGGGACCATCCCCCATGAGGCCCCAGGCTGGGGACGGACTGGCTGAGGAGGTGGGGAcggggacatggggcctttcccctctgctggCACCGGCTCCGACCTGTTGTTAGTGACCAAACCCCCTCCCTCCGGGGTCTGTCCTGGGCCCTGTGCGGGTGTGTCAATCCGTGTCCCCTGCCCAAACCCGCTGCCatccgtccccccacccccaccccgctaaCGCGCTGGGTGTTCACACTGCCCCCGGCAGGAGGGGCCGAGAGGGGCTGGCCTgggacccaggagccctggggtcATTCCCAGCCCTGtcacagactgtgtgtgaccctgggccagtcactgacttctctgggcctccctccccagctgggcatTGGGGATAatggcccggccctgccccacggAAGCGGGGGGCAAATGCAGTGGAGAGGGGCTCAGAAACAGGGGGGCCAGAGAAGCCACTTAGGGAGATCGATGGTGGGAGCAGCTGGGAGGCCGAGCTGTGCCTGACCCATGGAGACTGAACGTCTCTAgcagggtcccagggggcagggctcaggcccgtgggggtgggggtgggggaagctcagAACTTCTGCCTGTGGGGCCAGCCCCGAACCTTCCACTGGGCCTAAATTTATCCACAACCAGAGACCTCCCCCACAGACctggcctgccccagccagcagcagagggTCGAGGCACCAGGAGAAGGGGACGGAGGGTCCCAGGCTTGTTGCTGGGGGCCCTGCTCTGGTGGGGGCTGGTCCCTGGGCTGgccccgctctccagctgccccggggccatgGCAGGCACCAGgcgagtcctgcagcccgaccccagaccctgctctgccccctacGAGGGAGAAGTATGGAACCGAGACCTGCTGGGGACGGCTCTGCCCGGCAACAGATGATGCTGCCCAGACTTGATGCTGcctggcccctgggctgggggtgcccaATCCCCGGGGCCGTGGGCAGCATCCTGGGGCTGGTGCTCGGAGCTGGGCAGAGAAGGTCTCAGGCTGGGGGGTCCCGACAACTTTCCAGATCTCTCCCTCCTGAGCTGCGATGGGGGCGGGTCGGATCCTGGGGGCCGGgagcccctgggctggggctctgCTTGTGACACTGACGGTGCTGAGAACCCACCTGGCTCATTGCACGGAGCCCCCAGGTGAGCAGAGACCCCAGCACCCCGGGGGCTTAATCTGTAATGAAAGAggggccggggctcagccctggcacaactTAAGCACTGCCCAGTGCCCAGGGAGCCCCGTCCTGGGCAGGCGCTGGGTgtatcctgggggaggggggtgatcaGACCCACACGCCCCAGGAAGCTCCATCCTGGACAGGCACTGGGtgtatcgggggggggggatcggACCCCACCCACCCTGCGGATCATGGCCCAGGTGGGTGCTGTGTGTATCTGTGAGGTTGGATTGGACCCCACAAACATGCCCAGGGAGCCACATGCCAGGCAGGCGCTGGGTGTATCAAGGGGTTCAGACCCCACATGCCCTGGGGAGCCCCATCCTGGTCACGGGTGCATTGGGGGAATCAGACCCTACTCACCCCGGGGAGCCTGGGCAGGCGCTGGGTGTATCAGGGAGGATCAGCCCCATATGCCCTGGCGAGACCCATCCAGGCAGACAGCAGATGTATGAGGGGGGGATTGGACCCCACACACCCGGGGAGCCCTGTCCTGGGCTGATGCTGGGTGTGTCGGTCTCTGTCTTTTCTCCATGAGCTCCGGCTCCCTGTGTAGTGTTTGggggggtcccaggctggggaggggccatGGGGGGAACCAGGCCCCTCCCATGGGGGTGAGACTCAATGCAGAGAATCGTTCCCTTTTACACCCTTCCCCACTCCGGGGAACCTGGAGTCAATCCACATTAACAGGCTGCTCCAGAGCCAGACCCCGGGACCTTCTCCTGCCCCACAGCAACCGGCCCCCAGCCCCCGTGTCAGTGCCCCCGgcctggctccccgcccccctgcgcCCCCCATCTGTGCTGTGCCCCCCGTGACTCAGTCTCCCCGCACCCCGCCTGTGCCCCACCCCCGTTTCTCTGGTGTTCCTTctaccccgcccctccccccgtgtcccccccgctcagtgtccccccgccccccccgcgtCTCCCCACGTCACTGTCACCCCCCCCCAGACCTGCGGGCTCCCGGGGCGCCCAGTGGATccagggcggagctgggggggtcccggggctcgggctgtccccgcccccccccgctgagCCTGAGCCCGAGCCCGGCCCGCCCCCCCCAGAGCATTTCCTGTACCAGGCGAAGGCCGAGTGTCTGTTCACCAACGGCACCGGGCGGGTCCGGTTAGTGGTCCGGGGGATCTACGACCGGCAGCAGACCGACCACTTCGACAGCGAGCTGGGGGTGTTCGTGGCGGACACGGAGCTGGGCCGGCCCGACGCCGAGCTCTGGAACAAGGACCCGGCGATCCTGGCGGACGCGCGGGCGGCGGTGGACACGTTCTGCCGGCACAACTACGGGGCGGTCCGACAGTTCAGCGTCGACCGCAGAGGTgagcgcggggggcggggctccgAGGGGGCGGGGCCGCAGAGGTgagcgcggggggcggggctccgagggggcggggccggagaGGTGAGTGCGGGGGCGGGGCTCCGAGGGGGCGGGGCCGCAGAGGTgagcgcggggggcggggctccgAGGGGGCGCGGCCGGAGAGGGAGCGTGGGGGCGGGGCCGCAGCAGGAcacgccctgccccgccccctcctcccctcgcTGGGCGCGATCCGCCACCtgcaccccggggggggggaccgAACGTCTCGCGCcacggcgggaggggggggggcagcaggcgcTGGGGCGGGGTCACGGGGGGgaatctcccctttccccccccgccccgccctgccccggtCTGGCTGCGGCGCCCCCTGTCggcagggagcagagccccaCCCGGGGTCAGTCTCTGGGGGACCGgtgacccctcccccttcccagccccccccgcccctctgaGGGGTTCAGCCCCCACCgtcccccccccagacccccctcGGGGCAGGCGGCTGCTGCAGCTCCTACCCCCCTTCCTGGGCTCGGGGGGGCCGGGCGATGGGGCagaactttcccctccccccaaccctgcccctcccccctcgggGTCCCCACTGGCAGGGGTCAGCGCAGCCCCTGGTCCCTGGCTGAGACCCCGTCTCCCGGGGCCCCGAGGGTCAGACCGTCCCCGGCTCTGTCCCCATGGGGGTGACGGGACGCGACTCCCCTCGGGCCCTTCCTGCCGGAGCCTGCCCAGGGCAACGGGGGGCAGGAGAgaagccccaccccagggcagtgAGGGGGGAACGGGGTGGCCAGGCAATCAGACCCCACACACCATGGGGAGCCCCGTCTGTCCTGGGCGTGTCCCGGGGAACGGGACCTTACACATCCCGGGTGCCCTGCCCCGGGCAGCTGCCAGGTGTCTTGGGGGGGTCGGATGCCCTGTCCTGGAACGGCACCGTGTGTGCGGTTGGGGGGATTGGACTCCACACACCCTGGGGGGCATCGCCCTAGGCAGGTGCTGGGCACatgcgggggttggggggagtaTTTCCCTGGAGGGGCCCCTGTTCTCTCTGAGCCCCCGTCCATCTCCAGACCctttcccagctctctctccctccccccagttcagcCCAAGGTGAAAGTTTCCCCCACGACATCGGGGTCTGGGCCCCACTCCCACCTGCTGGTTTGCTCCGTGACGGGGTTTTACCCCTCGGGGATCGAGATCAAGTGGCTGAAGAACGGGCAGGAGCAGACGGCCGGGGTGGTGTCCACGGAGCTGCTCCAGAACGGAGACTGGACCTTCCAGATCCTGGTGATGCTGGAGATGAGCCCCCGGCGCGGGGACGTCTACACCTGCCAGGTGGAGCACATCAGCCTGCGGGGCCCCCTCGCCGTGAACTGGGGTAAGAGCCTCTGGGTCACCCAGCCCCCACAAATACCAGCCCAAGGCaagacttcaaagcactgtctgcCGTAGCCTTTCGTTCTGTTTACGGTGAATCGCACTCCAGTGGGTTCAGCTCTGGGCTGCAGTCTCAAGTTCCACAACGTTGTCTCTGTTTCTTCTGGATTTAGAGCCCATAGGAACACATGGAGCCGTAGGCACCCAACGCATACGAGAGCATCTGTCTTTTAGCAGTTTTATTAAGGTTACCAACAAAGTTATACATGTCACCGCATATACAAGTCCTAAACATACATCCCACGTGCCAGTTACACCTCCAGACTTACTCGCCTCCTCCTCGATGGTGTTAGAGTCTCTTGCCCCCTCCTGGATTGACCATCAATATACGGGAGTGGTTCCTGCTGGTTTTCCGTAGGACGCTCCATTTTCCTGCTCCGAGCGCTTGGAAGtatttattgacaggtttcagagtagcagccgggttagtctgtattcgcaaaaagaacaggaggacttgtggcaccttagagactaaccagtttatttgagcatgagctttcgtgagctacagctcacttcatcggatgcatactgtggaaagtgaagaagatctttttatacacacaaagcatgaaaaaatacctccccccaccccactctcctgctggtaatagcttatctaaagtgatcactctccttacaatgtgcatgatagtcaaggtgggccatttccagcacaaatccagggtttaagaagaacgtctgaggggcgggggggggggggggtgtaggaaaaagcaaggggaaataggttaccttgcataatgacttagccattcccagtctctattcaagcctaagttaattgtatccaatttgcaaatgaattccaattcagcaatctctcactggagtctggatttgaagtttttttgttgtaatattgcaactttcatgtctgtaatcgcgtcactagagagattgaagtgttctccgactggtttttgaatgttataattcttgacatctgatttgtgtccatttattcttttacgtagagactgtccagtttggccaatgtacatggcagaggggcatggctggcacatgatggcatagatcacattggtggatgtgcaggtgaacgagcctctgatggtgtggctgatgtgattaggccctgtgatggtgtcccctgaatagatatgtgggcacagttggcaacgggctttgttgcaaggataagttcctgggttagtggttctgttgtgtggtatgtggttgctggtgagtatttgcttcaggttggggggctgtctgtaagcaaggactggcctgtctcccaagatttgtgagagtgaggggtcgtccttcaggataggttgtagatccttaataatgcgttggaggggttttagttgggggctgaaggtgatggctagtggcgttctgttattttctttgttaggcctgtcctgtagtaggtgacttctgggtactcttctggctctatcaatctgtttcttcacttccgcaggtgggtactttCTTcgatactttccacagtatacatccaatgaagtgagctgtagctcacgaaagcttatgctcaaataaattggttagtctctaaggtgccacaagtactccttttctttttaagtatttatTGGTAACTTTGGTTTTATTTGAAACTTTAATTTCACTTCCTGCTTTTTATACTCCTTGGGCGGAGTTGAAATCCAGGGTGCTAGTTTAGTTGCTACGTGGGTTGAGGGGGGGTGTGCTGACTGCTCAGTGGCATGGAATTCATTTGCTGCTGTATTTCTTACATGTCAACGCTCGTGAGAATTTAGGTTCGGGGTCAAGTACCGATGTGTGTCCACCCTGGGAGCACTCTTCCAGAAGTGCTGAACTCATTCTCTAAAGCTTATAGTTATATTCAAACCCAACAGGTGCCAATGGTAGAAACTTATTTTGCTCTGGGATTTACAGATTAATTAGATTAGGGATTTTGGAAACAACAGCTGTAACAGCTGGAGAGACTTCATTTAAGTTTTGATCATCCGTACGAAGACGCCATGATCCATCTGGTTTTTGTCCTGGCCAAATGGGAGAATTGCACATGGaagtacacacacaaatgatttCTTGTTGCGGAAGAGAGTCAATGGTTTTAGCAATTTAAGGTTTGGCCTGATTTGGAAAAGGACACTGCTTTTGCGGGGGGAAACTTTCTTCTAAAATTTTAACAGTTACATCCAGATTTTTACATTTACGTTGTGTTTAGCAAAAGCATCGACCCTACTCACAATTTTTAGAGCACTTGTTTGAGCCCTGCTAACCCAAATCTATTGACCTGGGCTGGGAActcctgttctccctgtctcacagCACAAGGACAAGGGGACGCTCGACGGAGGGGGCAAATTCACACCTGGGAAAAGCAAGGACTTTTTCCACACACTGTGAAGTTCCCCTGTGGAACGAACAGCCACAGGATATAATGGACCCAAGAGCTGAGCAAGGTTTACAAAGGGGTTGTCCAGTTCTGTGGCTCACAGGAGTATCCAGGGCTCGACTAGTTCATGCTGACAATGGGCAGGATGTCAGACCTCGCGCTGCAGAGCCGGAGACCGATCTCTGATGatcactgtgacgaagtgggactgttcttaatgtttcctctgaatagtgtgggggtgcctcagtttcccctatgcagttcttaagtatctagggggtggagtaagggtgtatgatcattgcagagccctagagggcaggtgtgtgcaggagtctggacacagagaatggccgacaccctgtttcctggcaactgatggcctgggcccttccccccctgcaaggtgagagctgaagggttggagaacaaaggaatcaggtgaccacctggcccgggaaaggaacaaagcccagaggaggaggggctggagggggtttcactttggggctggctgggacatggagtgaagtgcagacgtggttgtctggctcactgccccccaaaatggacccagctgaggggtcctgttctctgcacctgcaagctctgtgttagaccatgttcctgtcgtctaataaaccttctgttttactggctggctgagagtcacgtctgactgcgaagttggggtgcaggaccctctggcttccccaggagccccgcctgagcggactcgatgtgggaagcgcacggaggggcagaggatgctgaatgctccgaggtcagacccaggaaggtggaagctgagtgagctgcatgtcctgaagacaggctgctcacagaaaggcgactgccccagagtcctgactggcttcatggggagcagttccagagcatcgcccagggactccgtgacaactggtggcagcggtgggatgtactgcaccccgtggatggtgcttcctgcagtaagtgactggggagcagtaacacgaagagggattgccgaggaccaggcctgctgaaggctcagagaggagcggtttcggggggcggttaacccctgggagtgtgtgaccagcgaggactgtgcagtaacagggttcccctggggattgcagcgagcagtccaaggggcggaggagtctgcagctcgaccctggcaaagaggtggtgacctcgagaagggctggcacactaggggttctccctggaaaccgtggggagctgagaacacacgggcctgtgagtccacaacaacttgggaggagcggagtgatggcctgtcaccgtctccttaagaaggacattgtaaccctgtgcaaaaagagagggttgagcattggaaagttcaccaaagcagagttaatcgtgcagctggaggaggatgaccgctctaaggaacagattcctgaccccaactggggctatagcaggatctgggagcagctgaagagggagccaggcatcgccaagactcctgtccccaaccagacgagggtcttcacgatcgggttccccatcgggggatcgagacggacgggattggagctgagtctgagagagcaagaggaccgtgggagacagcgagagcccgagaaagagctgcagaagcagcagcaggatgaactggcggtgggggagcggagaggcctaggggacctccccggggtgagtggggatagatcccggggggccagttccgcagggaacctcgagactaaattgctgcccctggttaaggggggggggtgtggatgcccacctcactgcctttgagcaggctggcgatttgaaccagggggaccctgcggaaaagccccggtgtctagctcccttgctgggtcccaaggccatagactccgtcagccagatggttggggatgtggacaggctcccactcctgaccccaacctatatgtctgtgtggagtttcctgtggccaggcccctcggacctccagtgggagcagaaggtgatggtcaatggggagacattcttggggtggccaaagggcatgggctgcataaaccttcccacatgcggcctgcgagtgctatcgaccacccctgacctaagggagggcgtgaaactggaagggcctggtgtaactcctaccaaggaatgggagagatgctggggcatccatgggaacgttggtggcttcgaacttccccaggtcaccggctaaagtgaccccgctcagtttgatctcgaaggggggagagatgtgacgaagtgggactgttcttaatgtttcctctgaatagtgtgggggtgcctcagtttcccccaggcagttcttaagtatctagggggtggagtaagggtgtatgatcattgcagagccctagagggcaggtgtgtgcaggagtctggacacagagaatggccgacaccctgtttcctggcaactgatggcctgggcccttccccccctgcaaggtgagagctgaagggttggagaacaaaggaatcaggtgaccacctggcccgggaaaggaacaaagcccagaggaggaggggctggagggggtttcagtttggggctggctgggacatggagtgaagtgcagacgtggttgtctggctcactgccccccaaaatggacccagctgaggggtcccgttctctgcacctgcaagctctgtgttagaccatgttcctgtcgtctaataaaccttctgttttactggctggctgagagtcacgtctgactgcgaagttggggtgcaggaccctctggcttccccaggagccccgcctgagcggactcgctgtgggaagcgcacggaggggcagaggatgctgaatgctccgaggtcagacccaggaaggtggaagctgagtgagctgcatgtcctgaagacaggctgctcacagaaaggcgactgccccagagtcctgactggcttcatggggagcagttccagagcatcgcccagggactccgtgacaatcaCAGACCGGGAGGAGCCCTGATGTCCCATAGCTGCACCTGCGGGCTATGCCCCGGGCTCTGCCCCGGCTGGCGCTGGTCCCTGGTGCTGACGGGAGCCTGGCCCGGAGTCCTCTGGCTCTGACCCGACTGCCCGTTCCCCTTTCCCTGTCTCACAGAGGCACAGTCTGATGCTGCCAGGAGCAAGATGCTGACGGGCATCGGGGGCTTCGTGCTGGGGCTGATCTTCCTGGTGCCAGGACTCCTCATCTACCTGAAGAATAAGAAAGGTGAATGGCTCCGGGCGGGGTCGGGGCACCAGGGTTTCTCTGTGGGGGGGATGTGGGCCTGGCTGCAggctccttcccaccccacagcAGGGGCTGCTCAGAGCCTGGCAGGGGCCTCCCAACTTCTAGtcggctggggctgggtcagatctCCACCCCACACCCACCCTTAGGGTagggacagagcaggggccaTGGGGAGATCTCAGTGgggggccccagggccagcctgGGAGCTCCCATTCTCCCCTCTCCCGGCCGAGACCCCGGGGTGGGACAGAGACCCCGACCCCTCGCAGTGCAGGGAGCTGCCCGTACCCCGGGGCTGAGAGCCtttcccgtcccctcccccaaggcGGGGATCCTGGGGCAGGGAATTACAATACTGTAATAacaggtgtgacgaagtgggactgttcttaatgtttcctctgaatagtgtgggggtgcctcagtttcccccaggcagttcttaagtatctagggggtggagtaagggtgtatgatcattgcagagccctagagggcatgtgtgtgcaggagtctggacacagagaatggccgacaccctgtttcctggcaactgatggcctgggcccttccccccctgcaaggtgagagctgaagggttggagaacaaaggaatcaggtgaccacctggcccgggaaaggaacaaagcccagaggaggaggggctggagggagtttcagtttggggctggctgggacatggagtgaagtgcagacgtggttgtctggctcactgccccccagaatggacccagctgaggggtcccattctctgcacctgcaagctctgttttagaccatgttcctgtcgtctaataaaccttctgttttactggctggctgagagtcacgtctgactgcgaagttggggtgcaggaccctctggct
This genomic interval from Caretta caretta isolate rCarCar2 chromosome 14, rCarCar1.hap1, whole genome shotgun sequence contains the following:
- the LOC142069168 gene encoding DLA class II histocompatibility antigen, DR-1 beta chain-like, translating into MGAGRILGAGSPWAGALLVTLTVLRTHLAHCTEPPEHFLYQAKAECLFTNGTGRVRLVVRGIYDRQQTDHFDSELGVFVADTELGRPDAELWNKDPAILADARAAVDTFCRHNYGAVRQFSVDRRVQPKVKVSPTTSGSGPHSHLLVCSVTGFYPSGIEIKWLKNGQEQTAGVVSTELLQNGDWTFQILVMLEMSPRRGDVYTCQVEHISLRGPLAVNWEAQSDAARSKMLTGIGGFVLGLIFLVPGLLIYLKNKKGRPIPQPAGLLS